One window from the genome of Candidatus Didemnitutus sp. encodes:
- the hemW gene encoding radical SAM family heme chaperone HemW — MAGFPLAQEKSRNGAVAAPGDAASALGVYVHVPFCATTCDFCAFYQTVPKADAVPRYLVAIRDEAALVARGDRRVDTAFWGGGTPGLLRAGELEQLGRAMVDFCGGAPAEWSVEMAPATVTAERLKVLRELGVTRISLGVQSFNEALLDALGRQHNPKQIYRAYDLIRAAGFPSVNLDLMFALPNQDEAQWRADLTEVVRLAPDHLSTYCLTFEEDTALWVKLSQGKVKLDPEKEAAFYLRTWEFLDGVGFAQYEVSNFARPGHVCRHNLNTWRMNEWIGFGPSGASQFAGWRASNPPDLTQWHADVAAGRRATTDRTPLTPDLLAADSVIFGLRMNAGVSLPELRAKYPTAPWESLHDFLPKLLLDGLLTHSPEGRIQLTSRGRLLADAVGAEVLEAFSAAPKTPGQ, encoded by the coding sequence ATGGCCGGGTTCCCCCTAGCGCAAGAAAAGTCTCGGAACGGAGCTGTCGCGGCGCCCGGCGATGCCGCGTCGGCGCTCGGTGTCTACGTGCATGTGCCGTTTTGCGCGACGACGTGCGACTTTTGCGCGTTCTACCAGACCGTGCCGAAGGCCGATGCCGTGCCGCGCTACCTCGTGGCGATCCGCGACGAGGCGGCGCTCGTGGCGCGGGGCGATCGGCGCGTGGACACCGCTTTCTGGGGCGGCGGCACGCCGGGGTTGTTGCGCGCCGGCGAGCTCGAACAGCTCGGTCGTGCGATGGTGGATTTTTGCGGCGGTGCGCCAGCCGAGTGGAGTGTCGAGATGGCCCCGGCGACCGTCACGGCGGAGCGACTCAAGGTGCTGCGCGAGCTCGGCGTGACGCGGATTTCGCTCGGCGTGCAGAGTTTCAACGAGGCGCTGCTCGACGCGCTCGGACGCCAGCACAATCCAAAGCAAATCTATCGCGCCTACGACCTGATCCGCGCGGCGGGTTTTCCGAGCGTGAATCTCGACCTGATGTTTGCGTTGCCGAATCAGGACGAGGCGCAATGGCGCGCGGATTTGACGGAGGTCGTGCGGCTCGCGCCGGACCATTTGTCGACGTATTGCCTCACCTTCGAGGAGGACACGGCGCTGTGGGTGAAACTCTCGCAGGGCAAGGTGAAGCTCGACCCGGAGAAGGAGGCGGCGTTCTACCTGCGCACCTGGGAGTTCCTCGACGGTGTCGGCTTCGCGCAATACGAGGTGTCGAACTTCGCGCGGCCGGGCCACGTTTGCCGGCACAATCTCAACACGTGGCGGATGAACGAGTGGATCGGCTTCGGACCGTCGGGCGCATCGCAGTTCGCCGGTTGGCGCGCGAGCAACCCGCCGGACCTGACGCAGTGGCACGCGGATGTCGCCGCGGGGCGGCGTGCGACGACAGATCGCACGCCGCTCACACCGGACTTGCTCGCGGCGGACAGCGTGATCTTCGGCTTGCGCATGAACGCCGGCGTTTCGCTGCCGGAGTTGCGCGCGAAATACCCGACGGCACCGTGGGAAAGTCTGCACGACTTCCTGCCGAAGCTGCTGCTCGACGGATTGCTCACGCACTCGCCGGAAGGGCGCATTCAGCTCACGTCGCGCGGCCGGTTGCTGGCCGACGCCGTCGGCGCGGAAGTGCTTGAAGCCTTCTCGGCCGCCCCGAAAACTCCCGGCCAATGA
- a CDS encoding M23 family metallopeptidase — MRRLLSTLVFGLLALAPVARAKIDLVFPTPQKAWTTGRIDEFIQPTVSGDPESGLFGCVRSGGTQFHEGLDIKPTARDRRGEPADPVFAAMDGVVKHVSTSPGSSNYGRYIVIEHPEQKPAVYTLYAHLAAIQSGIRPGVRVEKGQTLGVMGRSSSGGGIPKERGHLHFEIGLRMTDRFENWYAMRRFGNRNEHGDFNGMNLMGIDPLDFLRLWRTGRVDSFAEYFDRLRPVVTLRIATTRVPDFIQRYPALLRKPIDGLVAGWEVACNGTGLPFAWTPLSASEVVGLRSGEVRIVSADSAALRARRCKDLVRVRGGGYAPGGDLRTMIEQVFGIR; from the coding sequence ATGAGGCGGCTGCTTTCCACGCTCGTCTTTGGTTTGCTTGCGCTCGCGCCGGTCGCGCGCGCGAAGATCGATCTCGTTTTCCCAACCCCGCAGAAGGCGTGGACGACGGGACGCATTGACGAGTTCATCCAACCCACAGTGTCGGGGGATCCGGAGTCGGGGCTGTTCGGTTGTGTGCGCAGTGGCGGCACGCAGTTCCACGAAGGTCTGGACATCAAGCCGACCGCGCGAGACCGCCGCGGCGAGCCGGCGGACCCGGTTTTCGCAGCGATGGACGGGGTGGTGAAACACGTCAGCACCTCGCCGGGCTCGAGCAACTACGGGCGCTACATCGTCATCGAGCATCCCGAGCAGAAACCGGCCGTCTACACGCTCTACGCGCATCTCGCGGCGATCCAGTCGGGCATCCGGCCGGGCGTGCGCGTCGAAAAGGGGCAGACACTCGGCGTGATGGGACGCAGTTCGAGCGGCGGAGGAATCCCGAAGGAGCGCGGACACCTGCATTTCGAAATCGGGCTGCGCATGACCGACCGTTTTGAAAACTGGTATGCGATGCGGCGCTTCGGCAATCGGAACGAGCACGGCGACTTCAACGGGATGAACCTGATGGGTATCGACCCGTTGGATTTTCTTCGTCTGTGGCGCACGGGGCGCGTCGATTCGTTCGCGGAGTATTTCGACCGGCTCCGTCCGGTCGTCACGTTGCGCATCGCGACGACGCGTGTGCCGGACTTCATCCAGCGCTATCCGGCGCTGTTGCGGAAGCCGATCGACGGACTCGTGGCCGGCTGGGAGGTCGCGTGCAACGGCACCGGGCTGCCGTTCGCCTGGACGCCGTTGTCGGCGAGCGAAGTGGTCGGTCTGCGCAGCGGGGAAGTGCGGATCGTTTCGGCCGACTCCGCGGCGTTGCGCGCACGCCGTTGCAAGGATCTCGTGCGCGTGCGCGGCGGCGGATACGCACCCGGTGGCGACTTGCGCACGATGATCGAGCAGGTTTTCGGGATCAGGTGA
- a CDS encoding transcriptional repressor — MSVEAAREKFQSYLTEKGLRVTSQRLAIFDAAFAQKEHFTAEELLDHARAIDDSVSRATVYRTLPIMTESALLREVDIGKGEKFYFPSSGNTQVAQVVCVDCDKIFEISAPFMEWYGSTVSSKLGLKPISQRLQVSAQCIAFREKHACPNHAK, encoded by the coding sequence GTGAGCGTCGAGGCTGCCCGCGAAAAATTCCAATCCTACCTGACCGAAAAAGGTCTCCGCGTGACCAGCCAGCGCCTCGCGATCTTCGACGCGGCGTTCGCGCAAAAGGAGCACTTCACCGCCGAGGAGCTGCTCGATCATGCACGCGCCATCGACGACTCCGTGTCCCGCGCCACCGTCTATCGCACGCTGCCGATCATGACCGAGAGCGCCCTTCTGCGCGAAGTGGATATCGGCAAGGGCGAGAAATTTTACTTCCCCTCCTCCGGCAACACGCAGGTCGCGCAGGTCGTCTGCGTGGATTGCGACAAGATTTTCGAGATCAGCGCCCCGTTCATGGAATGGTATGGCAGCACGGTCTCCTCGAAGCTCGGCCTCAAGCCGATCTCCCAACGCCTCCAAGTCAGCGCGCAGTGCATCGCCTTCCGCGAAAAGCACGCGTGCCCGAACCACGCCAAGTAA
- the priA gene encoding primosomal protein N', whose translation MIVAVQPLAGFEKLLHYKVPASLVDAVGAGSLVRISIGHRHGIGLVLETDALPDVPLEKLKPIAEVLHEFPALTSDLLELARWMSSYYAARMDSVLETMIPGAVRAGARLKHDKYLAIARELTPDEHAALTRKAPKQAKLYDFLKQQFRPVKKSLVLQRLGATAAVANALLRHGVVREELRHVERVAYADNWSGGEVVASKPPELNPEQAAVVASVGASLDKRKFAVHLLNGVTGSGKTEVYLRAVEAVLAAGGSAIYLVPEVALTPQTVARLRGRFEAAGQKTVVWHSHLSEGERLDGWTALASGQARVVVGARSAVFAPVRDLRLIVVDEEHEPAYKQDETPRYHGRDVAVYRAKLAQAVCLLGSATPSLESVANVRAGKYVQDRLTKRVDDKKLPDIQIVDMRIEVMRSRGLVTLSRLLVDHMHQRFARKEQTILFINRRGYSSSMQCRKCGHVEECPHCSVSMTYHRADETLKCHLCGHERGAPAVCPSCASPEIRWRGLGTQRVEEAVRRVLPRARLERMDTDTMSKKHRFREILGDFRAGKIDILIGTQMIGKGLDFPNVTLVGLIDADISMHVPDFRANERTFQLLVQVAGRAGRGDRAGEVVVQTFTPQAEAIQFAKKSDFEGFAEAELTMRKNFAYPPYRHLIHHLFRGPNPEKIMFFAQQWAKKVEAELGTEIEIRGPSPAPIEKVKDEYRFQIWYFTYRTAKVVAALVKLQQTIEWPADVTQVLDVDPMSLV comes from the coding sequence ATGATCGTGGCCGTCCAGCCGCTCGCGGGTTTCGAGAAGCTCCTGCACTACAAGGTGCCGGCCTCGCTCGTGGACGCCGTCGGCGCGGGCTCGCTCGTGCGCATCTCGATCGGCCACCGGCATGGCATCGGGCTGGTGCTCGAGACCGATGCGCTGCCCGATGTGCCGTTGGAAAAGCTCAAGCCGATCGCCGAGGTGCTGCACGAATTCCCGGCGCTGACCTCGGACCTGCTCGAACTGGCGCGCTGGATGAGCAGCTACTACGCGGCGCGCATGGACTCCGTGCTTGAAACGATGATTCCCGGCGCGGTGCGCGCAGGCGCGCGGCTCAAGCACGACAAATACCTCGCGATCGCGCGCGAGCTCACGCCCGACGAGCATGCGGCGCTCACGCGCAAGGCCCCGAAGCAGGCCAAACTCTACGATTTCCTGAAGCAGCAGTTTCGCCCGGTGAAGAAATCGCTCGTGCTGCAACGCCTCGGTGCGACGGCTGCCGTCGCGAATGCGTTGCTCAGGCACGGCGTCGTGCGCGAGGAGCTGCGGCACGTCGAGCGCGTTGCCTACGCGGACAACTGGAGCGGCGGCGAAGTCGTGGCGAGCAAGCCGCCTGAGCTCAATCCCGAGCAGGCCGCCGTGGTCGCCTCGGTCGGTGCGAGTCTCGACAAGCGCAAGTTTGCGGTGCACCTGCTCAACGGCGTCACCGGCTCCGGCAAGACCGAGGTCTACCTTCGCGCGGTCGAGGCGGTGCTCGCGGCCGGCGGCAGCGCGATCTACCTCGTCCCCGAAGTTGCGCTCACGCCGCAGACGGTCGCACGGTTGCGCGGTCGCTTCGAAGCGGCGGGGCAGAAAACCGTCGTCTGGCACAGTCATCTCAGCGAAGGCGAGCGGCTCGACGGCTGGACGGCGCTCGCGTCGGGACAGGCGAGGGTGGTGGTCGGCGCGCGCTCGGCGGTCTTTGCGCCGGTGCGCGACTTGCGGCTCATCGTCGTCGATGAAGAACACGAGCCGGCCTACAAGCAGGACGAGACGCCGCGCTACCACGGACGCGACGTGGCGGTTTACCGCGCGAAACTCGCACAGGCGGTCTGTCTCCTCGGTTCGGCTACGCCGTCGCTCGAGTCGGTCGCGAACGTGCGCGCCGGCAAATACGTGCAGGATCGTCTGACAAAGCGCGTCGACGACAAGAAACTGCCGGACATCCAGATCGTCGACATGCGCATCGAGGTGATGCGCTCGCGCGGGTTGGTGACGCTCTCGCGGCTGCTCGTCGACCACATGCACCAGCGTTTCGCGCGCAAGGAGCAGACCATATTGTTCATCAACCGCCGCGGTTACTCGTCGTCGATGCAGTGCCGCAAATGCGGTCACGTCGAGGAGTGTCCGCATTGCAGCGTGTCGATGACGTATCATCGCGCGGACGAAACGCTGAAATGCCACCTCTGCGGCCACGAACGCGGGGCGCCCGCCGTGTGCCCATCGTGCGCCTCGCCGGAAATACGCTGGCGCGGCCTCGGCACGCAGCGCGTCGAGGAAGCAGTTCGCCGCGTGCTGCCGCGCGCGCGGCTCGAGCGCATGGACACGGACACGATGTCCAAGAAACACCGGTTTCGCGAAATCCTCGGCGACTTCCGCGCGGGCAAGATCGATATCCTCATCGGCACGCAGATGATCGGCAAGGGGCTCGATTTTCCGAATGTGACGCTGGTCGGGCTGATCGATGCGGACATCTCGATGCACGTGCCGGATTTCCGCGCGAACGAACGGACTTTCCAGTTGCTCGTGCAAGTCGCCGGTCGCGCCGGTCGCGGCGATCGCGCGGGCGAAGTCGTCGTGCAGACCTTCACTCCGCAGGCGGAGGCGATCCAATTCGCGAAGAAGTCGGACTTCGAGGGCTTCGCCGAAGCGGAGCTGACGATGCGCAAGAACTTCGCCTATCCGCCGTATCGCCACCTGATCCATCACCTATTCCGCGGTCCGAATCCGGAGAAGATCATGTTCTTCGCGCAGCAATGGGCGAAAAAGGTCGAGGCCGAGCTCGGCACCGAGATCGAGATCCGCGGCCCGTCCCCCGCGCCGATCGAGAAGGTGAAGGACGAATATCGCTTCCAGATCTGGTATTTCACCTACCGCACCGCGAAGGTCGTGGCCGCGCTGGTGAAGTTGCAGCAAACAATCGAGTGGCCGGCGGACGTAACCCAGGTGCTCGACGTTGATCCGATGAGCCTGGTGTGA
- a CDS encoding response regulator transcription factor, with product MSTVLKTAFLPGDETVALANAPEAARVLPLQAAPAPRLAPADAGTTRVLLVDDHPVTRQGMKALISLQPNLEIVGEAESAPRALELVERLKPHLAIVDITLRSTNGIELTKGMRAQSPDLRVLVVSMHDENLYAERALRAGAMGYLMKHEASEKIITAIQRIQQGEIFLSERMKEKMLHRFVNHKTDELVSPIDTLSDREMEVFQLIGNGYGTRLIAQRLNLSIKTIDSYREHLKLKLNLESGSELVRYSIQWMKGQGTM from the coding sequence ATGTCCACCGTGTTGAAGACTGCGTTTCTTCCGGGCGACGAGACTGTCGCGCTGGCCAATGCACCGGAGGCCGCCCGCGTGTTGCCGTTGCAGGCAGCTCCCGCTCCGCGGCTCGCGCCAGCGGACGCAGGCACGACACGCGTGCTGCTGGTCGACGATCATCCGGTGACGCGGCAGGGGATGAAGGCACTCATTTCACTGCAACCGAACCTCGAAATCGTGGGCGAAGCCGAGAGCGCGCCGCGAGCGCTCGAACTGGTCGAGCGCTTGAAGCCGCACCTCGCCATCGTGGACATCACGCTCCGCTCGACCAACGGCATCGAGCTCACGAAAGGCATGCGCGCGCAATCGCCCGACTTGCGCGTCCTCGTGGTGTCGATGCACGACGAGAACCTCTACGCCGAGCGCGCGCTGCGCGCGGGCGCGATGGGTTACCTGATGAAGCACGAGGCGAGTGAGAAGATCATCACTGCGATCCAACGCATCCAGCAGGGCGAGATCTTCCTGAGCGAACGCATGAAGGAGAAAATGCTCCATCGCTTCGTGAACCATAAGACCGACGAACTGGTCTCGCCGATCGACACGTTGAGCGACCGCGAAATGGAAGTCTTCCAGCTGATCGGCAACGGCTATGGCACGCGCCTCATCGCCCAGCGCCTGAATCTCTCGATCAAGACCATCGATTCCTACCGCGAGCATCTGAAGTTGAAGCTCAATCTCGAGTCCGGCTCCGAGCTCGTGCGCTACTCCATCCAGTGGATGAAAGGGCAGGGCACGATGTAG
- a CDS encoding CDP-alcohol phosphatidyltransferase family protein, whose product MIRSFVAADFLTLGNGACGSGAVLAAMQYLVTRDSRWLVGAMALLPVALVLDFADGRVARWRRKSSFLGADLDSLADVISFGLAPAAIAFAVGMRGALDVAILLYFVACGISRLARFNATAAALADESGKVKYFEGTPIPTSVFLVLFLAFLHFAGKLGDDFWLGQWTIGGLGLHPLTILFALSGSAMISTLRVPKI is encoded by the coding sequence TTGATCCGCTCGTTCGTCGCCGCGGATTTTCTCACGCTCGGCAATGGCGCGTGCGGCAGCGGCGCGGTGCTGGCGGCGATGCAGTATCTCGTGACGCGCGACTCGCGCTGGCTGGTCGGCGCGATGGCGTTGCTCCCAGTGGCGCTCGTCCTGGACTTCGCGGACGGGCGGGTGGCGCGGTGGCGGCGCAAATCGTCGTTCCTGGGCGCAGACCTCGATTCGCTGGCGGATGTGATCTCCTTCGGGTTGGCGCCGGCCGCGATTGCTTTTGCGGTCGGGATGCGCGGGGCGCTCGACGTGGCGATCCTGCTCTATTTCGTCGCCTGCGGCATCAGCCGCCTCGCGCGGTTCAACGCCACGGCCGCGGCGCTGGCGGACGAGTCGGGGAAGGTGAAGTATTTCGAGGGCACGCCGATTCCCACGAGCGTGTTTCTGGTGCTGTTCCTCGCGTTCCTGCATTTCGCCGGGAAACTCGGAGACGACTTCTGGCTCGGGCAATGGACGATTGGCGGACTCGGGCTGCATCCGCTGACCATCCTGTTCGCGCTGAGTGGCAGCGCGATGATCAGCACGCTGCGCGTGCCGAAGATCTGA
- a CDS encoding OPT/YSL family transporter has protein sequence MSDPVAAPAPASPDSPREIEWLKQTYQPSAINLTARGVIVGMLIGAAMSLSNLYVFFKTGWSIGVTLTACIVAFAVFQALQGLRLTKKPLTALENNALSTVASGAGYMTGGGNMAAFGALLMVTTVRPEPLPMIAWFAVIAALGVFAAIPIKRQLINQEGLSFPTGTATAETISSIHGAAAGGGADKAKWLGLAAAFGAVLTLLRDAFKLLPTQCAIPFAKLGGRSLAEWTLALKVEVVLFGAGALTSFRVGWSLLLSGLLTYGVLAPALVERGIVTSVSYKGIVAWTLWPGAAILVASGITSFALDYQSILRAFTGIGRIFRRTKETEQGIAAVECPEWWFPAGFVLLSPLVIFLMTRLFQIPLWASLVAVPLAVIMGFVAARVTGETDVTPTKALGPVTQVLYGVMSPGNLTGNIMSANVTGGIGLHAADLLTTLKTGWLLGAKPRHQFYAQLFGVVAGAIVIVPAFRLLIPDASVLGGEDWPAPSCVVWAGVSKAFSGGLAALHPSVKPAIAVGLLLGVAMALWDKFAPKKIRPLLPSPAGVGIAMVLPGSNCIAMFLGAAFAELMRRWKPSLAEKSVVPIASGFIAGESLMGIAIMAWDQLKRFL, from the coding sequence ATGTCGGACCCCGTCGCCGCCCCCGCCCCTGCCTCTCCGGATTCGCCCCGCGAAATCGAGTGGCTGAAACAAACCTACCAGCCGAGCGCCATCAACCTCACCGCGCGCGGCGTCATCGTCGGCATGCTGATCGGCGCGGCGATGAGTCTCTCGAATCTCTACGTCTTCTTCAAAACCGGCTGGAGCATCGGCGTGACGCTCACGGCCTGCATCGTGGCCTTCGCGGTGTTCCAGGCGCTCCAAGGCTTGCGGCTCACGAAGAAACCGCTCACCGCGCTCGAGAACAACGCGCTCAGCACCGTCGCCTCCGGCGCGGGCTACATGACCGGCGGCGGCAACATGGCGGCGTTCGGCGCCCTGCTCATGGTCACGACCGTGCGGCCGGAACCGCTGCCGATGATCGCGTGGTTCGCGGTGATCGCGGCGCTCGGCGTCTTCGCCGCCATCCCGATCAAGCGCCAGCTCATCAACCAGGAAGGCCTGTCGTTTCCGACCGGCACCGCGACCGCCGAGACGATCAGCTCGATCCACGGCGCGGCCGCCGGTGGCGGAGCCGACAAGGCCAAGTGGCTCGGCCTCGCCGCGGCGTTCGGCGCCGTGCTGACGCTCCTGCGCGACGCCTTCAAACTGCTCCCGACGCAATGTGCGATTCCGTTCGCGAAGCTCGGCGGCCGTTCCCTCGCTGAGTGGACGCTCGCGCTGAAGGTCGAGGTCGTGCTCTTCGGCGCGGGCGCGCTCACCAGTTTTCGCGTCGGTTGGTCGCTGCTGTTGAGCGGTCTGCTCACCTACGGCGTGCTCGCGCCGGCGCTCGTCGAGCGCGGCATCGTCACCTCGGTGAGCTACAAGGGCATCGTGGCGTGGACGCTGTGGCCGGGCGCGGCGATCCTGGTGGCGTCGGGCATCACGTCGTTCGCGCTCGATTATCAGAGCATCCTCCGCGCGTTCACCGGCATCGGGCGCATCTTCCGCCGCACGAAGGAAACCGAGCAAGGCATCGCGGCCGTCGAGTGCCCCGAATGGTGGTTTCCCGCGGGCTTCGTGCTACTGTCGCCGCTCGTGATTTTTCTGATGACACGGCTGTTTCAAATTCCGCTCTGGGCCTCGCTGGTCGCGGTGCCGCTGGCCGTGATCATGGGCTTCGTCGCCGCGCGCGTCACGGGTGAGACCGATGTCACGCCCACCAAGGCGCTCGGACCCGTCACGCAGGTGCTCTACGGCGTCATGTCGCCGGGCAATCTCACGGGCAACATCATGTCCGCGAACGTCACCGGCGGCATCGGTCTGCACGCCGCGGATCTGCTCACTACCCTCAAGACCGGCTGGCTGCTCGGCGCGAAGCCGCGGCACCAGTTCTACGCGCAACTCTTCGGCGTCGTCGCCGGCGCCATCGTCATCGTGCCCGCGTTCCGCCTGCTCATCCCCGATGCCAGCGTGCTCGGCGGCGAAGACTGGCCGGCGCCCTCGTGCGTCGTCTGGGCCGGCGTCTCGAAGGCGTTTTCCGGCGGTCTCGCGGCGCTCCACCCGAGCGTGAAGCCCGCGATCGCCGTCGGCCTGTTGCTCGGCGTCGCCATGGCGCTGTGGGACAAGTTCGCGCCGAAAAAAATCCGTCCGCTGCTTCCCTCGCCCGCCGGCGTCGGCATCGCGATGGTGTTGCCCGGCAGCAATTGCATCGCGATGTTCCTCGGCGCGGCGTTCGCCGAGCTCATGCGGCGCTGGAAGCCGAGTCTCGCGGAAAAATCCGTCGTGCCGATCGCCTCGGGGTTCATCGCCGGCGAGAGCCTGATGGGCATCGCCATCATGGCGTGGGACCAGCTCAAACGCTTTCTCTGA
- a CDS encoding DUF4242 domain-containing protein, with translation MKALPRSLRSLLLAVAACVALGSVSAAEQPKPESLPSGLNMYVIERTMPGLGKLTPAELKAASQKSCGVLRDLGGQVTWLQSYCTGDKMFCVYLAPNEAMVREHAQRGGFPADAVLKVNTIISPKTAE, from the coding sequence ATGAAAGCACTTCCACGCTCCCTCCGCTCCCTCCTGCTCGCCGTCGCGGCCTGCGTCGCCCTCGGTTCCGTCTCCGCCGCCGAACAACCCAAACCCGAGTCGCTGCCGTCCGGCCTCAACATGTATGTGATCGAGCGCACCATGCCCGGCCTCGGCAAGCTCACGCCCGCCGAGTTGAAGGCCGCCTCGCAAAAATCCTGCGGCGTGCTCCGCGACCTCGGCGGTCAGGTCACCTGGCTCCAGAGCTACTGCACCGGCGACAAGATGTTCTGCGTCTATCTCGCCCCGAATGAGGCAATGGTGCGCGAGCACGCGCAGCGCGGCGGCTTCCCGGCGGACGCCGTGCTCAAGGTCAACACCATCATCAGCCCGAAGACCGCGGAGTAA
- a CDS encoding DUF4242 domain-containing protein, translated as MPKYVIERDIPALGAFTPAQLGEASRKSCNVLHELAPRVQWVQSYVTGDRMYCIYIAANEEAVREHARRGGFPANRVSEVKAIIDPTTGGD; from the coding sequence ATGCCCAAATACGTCATCGAACGCGACATCCCGGCCCTCGGGGCCTTCACGCCCGCCCAACTCGGCGAGGCCTCCCGCAAATCCTGCAACGTCCTGCACGAACTCGCACCCCGCGTCCAGTGGGTGCAGAGCTATGTGACGGGCGACCGCATGTATTGCATCTACATCGCCGCGAACGAAGAGGCCGTGCGCGAGCACGCTCGCCGCGGCGGCTTCCCCGCGAACCGCGTCTCCGAGGTGAAGGCGATCATCGATCCCACCACCGGCGGCGACTGA
- a CDS encoding response regulator transcription factor: MVQAHEPCRPRLTLAIADECPALREGLVRLVGDECDLAAVDSAATPNELKALVLRRAPQVVVMDLMLGEADGLALIKELGVLAPDVRIVVFTLESEDVYALRAFRAGARAFISKRDAVTSLFRAVREVAAGRLVVPAIVSSLMFADSGPVRRTGDGIDAQLTDRELQVFRLVGLPLPTRVIAERLGVSVKTVETHRENIKNKLALDSHQELLACASTWLRERGT, from the coding sequence ATGGTCCAAGCCCACGAACCCTGCCGACCGCGTCTCACCCTGGCCATCGCCGACGAGTGTCCCGCCTTACGCGAGGGATTGGTGCGCCTCGTCGGCGACGAGTGCGACCTCGCTGCCGTCGACAGCGCCGCGACGCCGAACGAGCTCAAGGCACTCGTGCTCCGTCGTGCGCCGCAGGTCGTGGTGATGGACCTGATGTTGGGCGAAGCCGATGGGCTGGCCTTGATCAAGGAACTCGGCGTCCTCGCGCCCGACGTGCGCATCGTCGTGTTCACGCTCGAGTCGGAGGACGTCTACGCGTTGCGCGCCTTCCGGGCCGGTGCCCGCGCGTTCATCTCGAAGCGCGACGCCGTAACCTCGCTCTTCCGCGCCGTGCGGGAGGTGGCGGCAGGCCGGCTCGTCGTGCCCGCCATCGTCTCGAGTTTGATGTTCGCGGACAGCGGCCCGGTGCGGCGCACGGGCGATGGCATCGATGCGCAATTGACCGACCGGGAGCTGCAGGTGTTTCGCCTTGTGGGATTGCCGTTGCCGACGCGGGTGATTGCCGAGCGGCTCGGCGTCTCGGTGAAGACCGTCGAAACCCACCGCGAGAATATCAAGAACAAGCTCGCGCTCGACTCGCACCAGGAACTCCTCGCTTGCGCGTCGACGTGGCTGCGAGAGCGCGGCACCTGA
- a CDS encoding DMT family transporter has protein sequence MRVDVAARARHLNVRRPATLLWVLLVLACFAANSLLTRLLVSRHLLDPAAVTITRFAAGAAMLAVILAIYGRASEVVPRWTDWPLLLALAGYAPAISYGYRFITAAAGTFVFYALVILTMTVAGGVRPTRRALGGAVLALAGVGVLAFGKVKGSTPLGVGLLALTGATWGGYSLLLRRRSSPLAANARAFLGVALLLPALAWVERDALVWSASGIALGVFMGAVTTALSYALWARVLPELSPIEAGTFQLLVPVLTASGGVLLLGEELSWQLGLSGALVLGGMWLTVRRGGRG, from the coding sequence TTGCGCGTCGACGTGGCTGCGAGAGCGCGGCACCTGAACGTGCGCCGGCCTGCCACGCTTCTTTGGGTCTTGCTGGTGCTCGCGTGCTTCGCCGCGAACAGCCTGCTGACGCGCCTCCTCGTCAGTCGCCACCTGCTCGACCCGGCGGCGGTGACGATCACGCGCTTCGCCGCCGGCGCGGCGATGCTCGCGGTCATCCTCGCCATTTACGGCCGGGCGTCCGAAGTGGTGCCTCGATGGACGGACTGGCCGCTGCTGCTCGCGTTGGCCGGTTACGCACCGGCGATTTCCTATGGCTATCGGTTCATCACGGCTGCCGCGGGAACTTTCGTCTTTTATGCGCTCGTGATTCTCACGATGACAGTGGCGGGCGGCGTGCGACCCACGCGGCGCGCGCTGGGCGGCGCCGTCCTGGCGTTGGCGGGCGTGGGAGTGCTGGCCTTTGGCAAGGTCAAGGGATCGACGCCGCTCGGGGTGGGGCTGCTGGCGCTGACCGGTGCGACTTGGGGCGGATATTCGCTCCTGCTCCGTCGCCGCTCCAGTCCGCTGGCCGCCAACGCGCGAGCCTTTCTGGGCGTCGCGTTGCTGCTGCCGGCGCTCGCCTGGGTGGAGCGCGATGCGCTGGTGTGGTCGGCGAGCGGCATCGCGCTGGGCGTATTCATGGGCGCGGTCACGACGGCACTTTCCTACGCCTTGTGGGCTCGGGTGCTGCCGGAGCTCTCACCGATCGAGGCGGGAACATTTCAGTTGCTGGTGCCGGTGCTGACCGCCTCCGGCGGAGTGCTCTTGCTCGGCGAGGAGCTGTCTTGGCAACTCGGGTTGTCGGGGGCGTTGGTGCTCGGTGGCATGTGGCTGACCGTCCGGCGTGGCGGGCGAGGGTAG